A window of the Butyricimonas faecalis genome harbors these coding sequences:
- a CDS encoding glycosyltransferase family 4 protein — MKKILIITYYWPPAGGPGVQRWLKFSKYLPEFSYDPIIITVDPEKAEYPIKDHTLEQDVRVGQNVYRTNCSGLYEYYKKLTKTQSAPYSGFVNEGVPSLKQKIARFIRGNFFLPDARRGWNKHAYRQAVQIIQKEKIDAVITTGPPMSTHLVGQKLKKRFHLHWIADFRDPWTDIYYYNKMYPTLIAKAIDRKYERNVLLNADQVITVSDYIKKQLAAKSSTIQASKINVIANGFDAEDFDITIPKEDVFTITYTGTLAADYTIDSFIHSVKRLSISRKFKLRFVGKVDQGIAQKLLEELEDFVEIHSFVAHAEAIKYMKSSSVLLLIIPNIEGNKGNLTGKLFEYIGSRTPILCLGPTDGDAAAIIQVCKAGKTFEYDDEEGIFHFLTSLLDNFDPQSPVKENDAVHRYSRKSLTQSLTQILARHED, encoded by the coding sequence GTGAAAAAGATTTTGATCATAACCTATTATTGGCCACCTGCCGGGGGACCGGGAGTTCAACGTTGGCTGAAGTTCTCGAAATACCTTCCGGAATTTAGTTATGACCCGATTATTATCACGGTAGATCCAGAAAAGGCTGAATATCCCATAAAAGACCATACACTGGAACAAGATGTTCGAGTCGGACAAAACGTGTATCGTACAAATTGTTCCGGCTTATATGAATATTATAAAAAACTAACCAAAACTCAAAGTGCCCCATATAGCGGATTCGTCAATGAAGGGGTTCCTAGTCTAAAGCAAAAGATTGCCCGTTTTATCCGGGGTAATTTTTTCCTCCCCGATGCCCGGCGAGGCTGGAATAAACATGCTTATCGCCAAGCCGTCCAAATCATCCAGAAAGAAAAAATAGATGCCGTCATCACAACAGGTCCGCCTATGTCAACCCATCTGGTCGGGCAAAAACTAAAAAAACGATTCCATTTGCATTGGATTGCCGATTTTCGAGACCCGTGGACCGACATCTATTACTACAATAAGATGTACCCAACGCTTATTGCAAAAGCGATTGACCGAAAATACGAACGAAATGTTCTTCTGAATGCAGATCAGGTGATCACGGTAAGCGATTACATCAAAAAGCAACTGGCGGCAAAATCTTCGACAATTCAAGCCTCTAAAATAAACGTTATTGCTAATGGGTTCGATGCCGAGGATTTCGATATCACTATTCCAAAGGAGGATGTTTTCACGATTACTTACACGGGGACTCTGGCCGCTGACTACACGATTGATTCCTTTATCCATTCGGTTAAAAGACTTTCCATCTCGAGAAAATTCAAACTACGTTTTGTCGGCAAAGTGGATCAAGGCATCGCTCAAAAGCTCTTGGAAGAACTGGAGGATTTCGTCGAAATCCATTCGTTCGTAGCTCACGCAGAAGCCATCAAATACATGAAGAGTTCATCCGTTCTATTGCTCATTATCCCGAACATCGAGGGGAATAAAGGTAATCTCACAGGTAAGCTCTTCGAGTATATCGGTTCGAGAACTCCCATTCTCTGCCTCGGCCCCACCGATGGAGATGCCGCAGCCATCATTCAAGTTTGCAAAGCCGGAAAAACATTCGAGTATGACGATGAAGAAGGAATATTTCATTTCCTAACCTCCCTACTGGATAATTTCGACCCACAATCTCCTGTAAAAGAAAATGATGCAGTCCATCGTTATTCGAGAAAATCCTTAACCCAGTCTTTAACCCAAATCTTAGCCCGCCATGAAGATTAA
- a CDS encoding D-glucuronyl C5-epimerase family protein: MKIKKVIFMLRKLLRDFNTNRKIEINMDNQSETLGYYYIKFDEDIAKLNRLIHSFDNNGVPLNTTYIDVEDTKLHYYPISIGQYGLAIFHSWLKTHSEEKKVHFLRIADWFMNNRTDHSELGCYWLTEVPKPEYHVHQPWKSAFAQSRGISILLRAWQVTGDDAYLKVATQALQPFTKDITAGGVSVDREKGETFYEEYVAERPTRVLDGHGFCLFGLYDYIRAVPQSKEPNGHALALRLFNEGVEGLIRQLPLFDMGFWTRFNRCDLPDYPQDDPCTIGYLRLVCQQFLILYRITGKEELRLFSEKFPHYDRISHILKMYRHKFTALKKLNRL, translated from the coding sequence ATGAAGATTAAAAAGGTCATTTTCATGTTACGCAAACTTCTGAGAGATTTCAACACGAACCGCAAGATCGAAATTAACATGGATAATCAATCCGAAACGCTAGGCTATTATTACATCAAATTTGACGAGGATATCGCTAAGCTCAATCGTCTGATTCACTCTTTCGACAACAATGGAGTTCCATTGAACACGACGTATATTGACGTGGAAGATACAAAGCTGCACTACTATCCTATTTCCATCGGACAGTACGGGTTAGCTATATTCCACTCGTGGTTAAAGACGCATTCAGAAGAGAAAAAGGTTCATTTCCTTCGCATTGCAGACTGGTTTATGAACAACCGGACAGATCATTCAGAACTCGGTTGTTATTGGCTAACCGAGGTTCCTAAGCCCGAATACCATGTTCACCAACCTTGGAAATCCGCTTTCGCACAAAGCAGGGGAATATCCATACTATTGAGAGCCTGGCAAGTTACAGGGGACGATGCCTACTTGAAGGTTGCAACTCAAGCATTGCAGCCTTTCACAAAGGATATAACAGCCGGAGGAGTTTCCGTTGACCGGGAGAAGGGGGAAACTTTTTACGAAGAATACGTGGCCGAGCGTCCGACACGAGTACTGGATGGTCATGGCTTTTGCCTTTTCGGTTTATATGATTACATTCGGGCCGTTCCCCAAAGTAAGGAACCCAACGGGCATGCACTCGCACTTCGGTTGTTTAATGAAGGGGTGGAGGGACTTATCCGTCAACTCCCTCTGTTTGACATGGGGTTCTGGACTCGTTTCAATCGCTGCGATCTTCCCGACTATCCACAAGATGATCCTTGCACGATCGGTTATCTCAGACTTGTTTGCCAGCAATTCCTAATTCTTTATCGAATTACCGGAAAAGAGGAGTTACGTCTTTTTAGCGAGAAATTCCCTCATTATGATCGCATCTCCCATATTTTAAAAATGTATCGCCACAAGTTCACAGCATTAAAGAAACTGAATCGTTTATAA
- a CDS encoding lipopolysaccharide biosynthesis protein, producing the protein MGIIARQSLKGTIVNYIGAFIGFISTMFIVTRFLSSEEIGLTRVLFEAATFIGTFAQLGITSSAIRFFPSFKSKDGNNHGFFFYMMMVPLVGCLIFLPFFGLLQDVICDYFKENSSLFVDYYDWLLPLMFFVVYLGVFETYANLLMRIVIPKVIREIVIRLLLIVVYLLYAFHVINLTGFVTGYVAVYGVAMLCNFFYVSKIGSVTLKHDSSFINKDLRKDILKYTLFLMIGVIGGSITSRLDIFMVSAELGLNYAGIYSIAFYMVAIIDIPSRSITAISSPVAADALRAGEFERANDLYKKVALHQLLIGGFIFLILWINIDNIFAIIPQGDIYKEGKWVVFYIGLSRLIIMFLGFGYTLISFSKYYYWGLYFTFFITLITILTNQWLIPILGISGAAIATLLTCVISHAVQQWLVFVKVKGNPYTKNTFKLILLLILLYGVNCLLPQVDNPWFDGIYRTLIICLMGGIAVYFSRLSEEITNLVNQVLKIKVK; encoded by the coding sequence ATGGGAATTATTGCTCGACAGAGCCTGAAAGGAACGATTGTCAATTATATCGGAGCTTTTATTGGGTTTATATCCACCATGTTTATTGTGACCCGGTTTCTTTCATCTGAAGAAATTGGTTTAACCCGTGTTCTGTTTGAAGCTGCTACTTTTATTGGAACTTTTGCCCAATTAGGAATAACTTCTTCTGCTATCCGTTTTTTCCCTTCTTTTAAAAGTAAAGATGGAAATAATCATGGATTCTTTTTCTACATGATGATGGTTCCTCTCGTAGGCTGTTTGATATTTTTGCCTTTTTTTGGTTTATTGCAAGATGTGATTTGTGATTATTTCAAAGAAAATTCATCTTTATTTGTTGATTATTATGACTGGTTGCTTCCCTTGATGTTTTTTGTCGTGTATCTAGGGGTATTTGAAACGTATGCGAATTTGTTAATGCGGATAGTGATTCCTAAAGTGATACGAGAAATCGTTATTCGATTGCTTTTGATTGTTGTTTATTTGTTATATGCTTTTCACGTTATAAATTTGACTGGTTTTGTGACGGGGTATGTTGCTGTTTACGGAGTAGCCATGCTTTGTAATTTCTTTTATGTTTCGAAGATCGGTTCCGTTACGTTAAAACATGATTCTTCGTTTATAAATAAAGATTTGCGAAAAGATATTTTGAAATATACCTTATTCCTCATGATTGGAGTAATCGGAGGAAGTATCACTAGTCGTTTGGATATTTTTATGGTTAGTGCAGAGTTAGGATTGAACTATGCTGGTATCTATTCGATTGCTTTTTATATGGTTGCTATTATAGACATCCCCTCTCGCTCTATTACTGCAATATCTTCGCCTGTGGCGGCTGATGCTTTAAGAGCGGGTGAATTTGAGAGGGCAAATGATCTTTATAAAAAGGTTGCTTTGCATCAACTTTTAATCGGAGGATTCATTTTTTTAATTTTATGGATTAATATTGATAATATATTTGCGATCATTCCGCAAGGAGATATTTATAAGGAAGGGAAATGGGTCGTTTTTTATATCGGTTTATCCCGATTGATTATTATGTTTTTAGGATTTGGTTACACGTTGATTAGTTTTTCCAAATATTATTATTGGGGATTGTATTTTACATTTTTCATTACGCTTATAACCATTTTGACAAATCAATGGTTAATTCCGATTTTGGGGATAAGTGGTGCAGCCATAGCGACATTATTAACGTGTGTCATTAGCCATGCCGTACAACAATGGTTGGTGTTTGTTAAGGTAAAAGGGAATCCTTACACGAAAAATACATTCAAGTTAATTTTGCTTTTAATATTATTGTACGGGGTAAATTGTTTATTACCCCAAGTGGATAATCCTTGGTTTGATGGAATATATAGAACGTTAATTATTTGTTTGATGGGTGGGATTGCCGTTTATTTTAGTCGGTTATCCGAAGAAATAACAAATCTAGTAAATCAAGTATTAAAAATAAAAGTGAAATGA
- the asnB gene encoding asparagine synthase (glutamine-hydrolyzing), with the protein MCGIAGIFERDTDNTQLMSEMLATIEHRGPDDQSIYTYRDFTLGHRRLSIIDISACGNQPIFNEDKSICVIFNGEIYNYEEIREELKSKGHVFYTATDTEVLVHLYEEYGTGFFNKLNGIFAFALLDQKNNRLVLARDHFGVKPLHYFLKDGVLVFGSEQKSIILHPKYERKLNLKALHIHLNLRYTQGNETLFEGIKRIPPAHFAVFENGLFTVKRYWQLAVNIDRSITEDEAKEKMNELIKQAVKRQLVSDVPVGVYLSGGLDSSTIVQKMHELGVPEINTFTLGFNEPTDEFPDAQQIADHFHTHHHTLSLSMNPMQQMPKVIWHAEEPKINLLQGFNMSAFVHPTVKVILGGLGGDELFAGYDIHKFIYPFKNWHHHTPPWLQRMLRWKSDFIFRIQNHSKSLRYDEYRRGVQMLLSIGNVERFYLILRNTWDFDNPFYKNIYSESFLKRQEMEQFKVHKEFDKIFESVQHQNGLDQVLYAEFQSKMVNDYLLTDDRMSMAHSVEERVPFLDRDLVDFGFTLPVEMKIKNNQTKNLFREAMKPYLPPKIITKKKWGFTVNPYLQFKKDLKDTAEKILTKEYIEKQGIFNYAYIRYILDYPAHPKLRWHYNFIWIILGLAIWEQEFIHKRVEDNIEAYY; encoded by the coding sequence ATGTGTGGAATAGCCGGAATATTCGAACGGGATACAGATAACACTCAACTCATGTCGGAGATGCTGGCCACGATTGAACATCGGGGACCGGATGATCAATCCATATACACTTACCGGGATTTCACTCTCGGACATCGGCGTTTGTCCATTATCGACATCTCGGCGTGCGGCAATCAACCCATTTTTAACGAAGATAAAAGTATCTGTGTAATTTTCAACGGGGAGATATATAATTACGAAGAAATCCGGGAAGAGCTCAAATCCAAGGGACACGTGTTCTATACCGCCACCGACACGGAGGTACTGGTTCATCTTTACGAGGAGTACGGAACCGGATTCTTCAACAAGTTAAACGGTATTTTTGCTTTTGCGCTATTGGATCAAAAGAATAACCGATTGGTTCTTGCACGAGATCATTTCGGGGTCAAACCGTTACATTATTTCTTGAAAGACGGAGTATTGGTTTTCGGTTCCGAACAAAAATCCATCATCCTACACCCGAAATATGAACGGAAATTAAATCTAAAAGCTTTACATATACACTTGAACTTGCGTTACACGCAAGGAAATGAAACCCTCTTTGAAGGGATCAAACGTATTCCCCCGGCCCACTTCGCCGTGTTTGAAAACGGGTTATTTACGGTAAAACGCTACTGGCAACTGGCTGTAAATATTGATCGGTCGATTACGGAAGACGAGGCCAAAGAGAAGATGAACGAATTGATCAAACAGGCCGTGAAACGCCAGTTGGTCAGTGATGTTCCGGTAGGCGTATATCTATCGGGCGGACTGGACTCCTCAACGATTGTACAGAAAATGCATGAACTGGGTGTCCCCGAAATCAACACGTTTACCCTAGGATTCAATGAACCTACGGACGAGTTCCCCGACGCTCAACAGATTGCCGATCATTTTCATACACATCATCACACGTTGAGTCTTTCGATGAACCCGATGCAACAAATGCCCAAAGTGATCTGGCACGCCGAGGAACCCAAAATCAACTTGCTGCAAGGATTCAATATGTCAGCCTTCGTTCACCCGACCGTAAAAGTGATTCTTGGAGGGTTGGGTGGAGACGAGCTGTTTGCGGGGTATGATATTCATAAATTCATCTACCCGTTCAAGAACTGGCACCACCATACACCACCATGGCTACAACGCATGTTACGTTGGAAATCGGATTTTATTTTCCGCATTCAAAATCATTCGAAGTCATTACGTTACGACGAGTATCGCCGAGGTGTACAAATGCTACTATCTATCGGGAACGTGGAGCGTTTTTACCTCATCTTGCGGAACACGTGGGATTTCGATAACCCGTTCTACAAGAATATTTATTCGGAATCGTTTCTGAAGCGACAAGAAATGGAGCAATTCAAGGTACATAAGGAATTCGATAAGATTTTTGAATCCGTACAGCATCAGAATGGATTGGATCAAGTACTATATGCTGAGTTCCAATCCAAAATGGTAAATGATTATTTGCTTACGGATGATCGGATGTCCATGGCCCATTCGGTAGAAGAACGAGTACCTTTCCTTGACCGAGATCTGGTAGACTTTGGTTTTACTCTCCCCGTGGAGATGAAGATCAAGAATAACCAGACTAAAAATCTTTTCCGAGAAGCGATGAAACCCTATCTTCCTCCAAAGATTATCACGAAGAAGAAATGGGGATTCACGGTAAACCCGTATTTACAATTCAAAAAAGATTTAAAAGATACGGCCGAGAAAATCCTGACAAAAGAGTATATCGAGAAACAGGGAATATTCAATTATGCCTATATCCGCTATATTTTGGATTACCCGGCACACCCGAAACTCCGGTGGCATTATAATTTTATCTGGATCATCCTAGGACTGGCTATCTGGGAACAGGAGTTCATACACAAACGAGTAGAAGATAATATCGAAGCTTACTATTAA
- a CDS encoding glycosyltransferase, translating into MRRLLFFTQNYPFSQGETFIESEIEYLSKAFDEIVILPWIGTGNATRQTPANCKILPPMLKNDRDTIISGIFCFAPVFYYIRHFFSERAFRSFSRLKKYVSVSIFCRAILANKNFKQVNKEFQNDTIYFYWGIGTAYILPFIKNNTRKIVRFHGADLYLERRKDQYIPFRKEVYTHLTNAVYISQNGWNYAKKKYGQYLFNSCYSYLGTRDFGPRTIVPQDGYIHILSCSNVIPVKRIHLILEALLLIKNDHIIWTHIGAGKEWPDLKKRTQQVPQNLQINWVGAMSNSDVIRYYQTEPIDIFINVSSSEGLPVSIMEAISFDIPVLATNVGGTSEIVTQESGMLIDADVTPEILATKIIELYKQRKNFHPRQFWQTHFSAAKNYPAFIKNILLG; encoded by the coding sequence ATGAGACGTTTATTATTTTTTACTCAAAACTATCCATTCTCACAAGGGGAAACCTTTATTGAAAGTGAAATAGAATATTTATCCAAAGCTTTTGACGAGATTGTTATCTTACCTTGGATAGGAACAGGCAATGCGACACGACAAACCCCAGCCAATTGCAAGATATTGCCTCCCATGTTAAAAAACGACCGAGACACAATTATCTCTGGTATTTTCTGTTTCGCTCCTGTATTTTATTATATCCGTCACTTTTTCTCAGAACGAGCTTTTCGTAGCTTTAGCCGTTTAAAAAAATACGTGTCTGTTTCCATCTTTTGCCGAGCTATATTGGCAAATAAAAATTTTAAACAAGTGAACAAAGAGTTTCAAAATGATACGATATATTTTTACTGGGGAATCGGTACAGCCTATATACTTCCTTTTATAAAAAATAATACACGAAAGATTGTACGTTTCCATGGGGCGGACCTTTACCTAGAACGACGCAAAGATCAGTATATCCCATTCAGGAAAGAAGTATACACACACTTGACAAATGCTGTTTACATTTCACAAAACGGGTGGAATTATGCCAAAAAGAAATATGGTCAATATTTATTCAATTCGTGTTATAGTTATTTGGGCACTAGGGATTTTGGTCCTAGAACCATTGTTCCGCAGGATGGGTATATACATATACTTAGCTGCTCTAATGTAATTCCGGTTAAACGAATCCATCTAATACTAGAAGCACTACTTTTAATTAAAAACGATCATATTATTTGGACGCATATCGGAGCCGGAAAAGAATGGCCGGATTTAAAAAAACGAACACAACAAGTTCCTCAAAATTTACAGATCAATTGGGTTGGAGCAATGAGCAATTCAGATGTTATTAGATATTATCAGACTGAACCCATTGATATTTTTATCAACGTGAGTTCAAGCGAAGGTTTGCCAGTATCTATCATGGAAGCCATTTCCTTTGATATTCCTGTTTTAGCCACGAATGTAGGAGGAACGAGCGAAATCGTAACCCAAGAAAGTGGGATGCTAATCGATGCAGATGTCACGCCAGAGATACTTGCTACTAAAATCATCGAATTATACAAGCAACGCAAAAATTTTCATCCCCGGCAATTTTGGCAAACTCATTTTTCAGCCGCAAAGAATTACCCCGCGTTCATTAAAAATATTCTACTTGGCTAA
- a CDS encoding glycosyltransferase family 4 protein has protein sequence MKVAYFLGTLNRGGMETLLLDVFRQSREVSYQMICVYREDGQLSENYASLGISMYKLTPRKGFDFAYLRSLRKYFLSQHVDIVHAQHPLEACYAWLACLGTKIKIVQSFHGYDFHQTRKGHLILEWMIHRVDLNIFVSETQKRYYVRKYGLSSSEKQAVVYNGVDFNRLYVEKKDEIFRETGKLILGSVGNFVQGRDQLTICRFLACLKQKGIAFRFLFIGKKDNHQPQLYDCCVRFCQEHNLEDDVLFLGGREDVASILSQLDAFIYATDHDTFGIAVVEAIAMGIPVFVNDWEVMREITNEGELATLYRTKEEAHLLTRFMDFVENPEFYKQKARQSAVTIKTKYSIARHVKMLEQHYRALLSNI, from the coding sequence ATGAAAGTAGCTTATTTCTTGGGAACTTTAAATCGAGGTGGAATGGAAACTTTATTGTTAGATGTTTTTAGACAATCTAGAGAGGTTTCTTATCAAATGATTTGTGTTTACAGGGAAGATGGTCAATTGTCGGAGAATTATGCATCTCTTGGAATTTCCATGTATAAATTGACGCCTCGAAAAGGATTTGATTTTGCTTATTTGAGGAGTTTACGAAAATATTTTCTTTCACAGCATGTTGATATTGTCCATGCCCAACATCCTCTTGAAGCTTGCTATGCTTGGCTTGCTTGTTTGGGGACAAAGATAAAGATTGTCCAAAGTTTTCATGGTTATGATTTTCATCAAACGAGAAAAGGTCATTTGATTTTAGAATGGATGATTCATCGGGTAGATTTGAACATATTTGTAAGTGAAACTCAAAAGAGGTATTATGTTCGTAAATATGGTCTTTCCTCTTCTGAAAAGCAGGCAGTCGTGTACAATGGTGTGGATTTTAACCGGTTGTATGTGGAGAAAAAAGACGAAATATTTCGAGAAACGGGGAAATTAATTCTTGGGAGCGTGGGTAACTTTGTACAAGGTCGTGATCAATTGACAATTTGTCGTTTCCTGGCTTGTTTAAAACAAAAGGGAATTGCATTTCGCTTTTTGTTTATAGGTAAAAAAGATAATCATCAGCCACAACTATATGATTGTTGTGTTCGTTTTTGTCAAGAACATAATTTAGAAGATGACGTTTTGTTTTTAGGGGGACGTGAAGATGTGGCTTCCATTTTGTCTCAGCTTGATGCTTTTATATATGCGACAGATCATGACACTTTTGGGATTGCCGTGGTAGAGGCCATTGCTATGGGAATACCTGTTTTTGTGAATGATTGGGAAGTGATGCGAGAAATTACAAATGAAGGAGAATTGGCAACGCTTTACAGAACGAAAGAAGAGGCCCATCTTTTGACACGCTTTATGGACTTTGTTGAGAATCCAGAGTTTTATAAGCAAAAAGCCCGCCAATCAGCGGTGACAATAAAGACAAAATATAGCATTGCTCGGCATGTGAAAATGCTGGAACAACATTACCGGGCTTTGTTATCGAATATTTAG
- a CDS encoding glycosyltransferase, which translates to MKYSIIIAVYNRLEEVKELLESAEKLDGDRSLFELLFVDDGSKDGFKEFIEQYHSTSGLQIRAIYQKNQGPGAARNQGMSKAQGEYFIFVDSDCMFPPQWLTEIEKAQNEHHYDAFGGPDTCHPSFSPLLKAINYSMTSFIGTGGTRGNKKHVGRFYPRSFNMGISREVYNTIGGMGGLRHGQDMDYSMRIYNAGFKVGLIADAYVYHKRRTSIPKFFRQIFNWGVARINLSRRHPHTLKPIHLLPALLIIGLVTLGICTIFTGQHYPPVHFLWNIIAYGLIFVCLFAFFQSLFRYRNIIVAFLSIITLLIQVFAYGFGLLWGGWNALRGKEVKGFSKNYYGKKL; encoded by the coding sequence ATGAAATACTCCATCATTATTGCCGTATATAATCGCCTGGAAGAAGTGAAAGAACTTCTTGAGAGCGCGGAAAAGCTCGACGGAGATCGAAGTCTTTTTGAACTATTGTTCGTAGATGACGGTTCAAAAGATGGGTTCAAAGAATTTATCGAACAATATCATTCTACCAGCGGACTTCAAATACGAGCCATATACCAAAAAAATCAAGGCCCCGGAGCTGCCAGAAATCAAGGCATGAGTAAAGCACAAGGCGAGTATTTCATTTTTGTAGATTCCGATTGTATGTTTCCTCCGCAATGGTTGACAGAAATCGAGAAGGCACAAAATGAACATCATTATGATGCATTCGGAGGTCCGGACACTTGTCACCCCTCTTTCTCTCCTTTGTTGAAAGCCATTAATTACTCGATGACTTCATTTATCGGGACAGGAGGAACGAGGGGAAATAAAAAGCATGTGGGGCGTTTTTATCCTAGAAGTTTCAACATGGGAATATCCAGAGAAGTATACAACACAATTGGAGGTATGGGAGGACTACGCCATGGGCAAGACATGGATTATTCCATGCGAATATACAATGCAGGTTTCAAAGTGGGTCTGATCGCAGATGCTTACGTCTACCACAAACGCCGCACAAGTATTCCCAAATTTTTCCGTCAAATATTTAATTGGGGGGTTGCACGCATCAATTTATCTCGACGCCATCCACATACGTTAAAACCGATTCACTTGCTTCCGGCTCTATTAATCATAGGATTAGTCACGCTAGGAATATGTACTATCTTCACTGGCCAACACTATCCTCCCGTACATTTTTTATGGAATATTATTGCTTACGGGTTAATATTCGTTTGCCTGTTTGCTTTCTTTCAATCTCTTTTCAGATATCGGAACATCATTGTTGCCTTTCTCTCCATCATCACTTTGCTCATCCAAGTCTTCGCTTACGGATTCGGATTACTCTGGGGAGGCTGGAATGCCCTACGCGGAAAGGAAGTGAAGGGTTTTTCAAAAAATTATTACGGGAAAAAATTATAA
- a CDS encoding glycosyltransferase family 2 protein, whose translation MSLVSVIIPVYNVERYIKRCLDAALGQTFEDIEYILIDDCSTDRSVETIREYISKHPRGKSVKLILHDTNRGIGFVRGEGIQCATGEYLFFLDSDDTIELNCIEKLYQVMKETEVDFVVGSYDKTDFETGGFLGNAILQSRKIVGRDAIIKAFYEDAFPLMVWNKLIQTSFLKRHHISCSLPRYEDDVFNFQIICNATSCVILSEVTYHYCIREKSITFRREFDDAYFKIQLEMTNLTREYAKEFQNQAIYPYLSCKLFWQRVFVAESLLYDSKAKIKDKNSLLSSFLRSDISLKEVCGFRSNKMVNYLMIVLSEMPCWVKKSFLWIHKNMMKN comes from the coding sequence ATGAGTTTGGTTTCTGTAATTATACCTGTATATAATGTAGAGCGTTATATTAAAAGATGTTTGGATGCGGCTCTCGGACAAACATTTGAAGATATAGAATATATATTGATAGACGATTGCAGTACAGATCGGTCGGTGGAAACTATTCGAGAGTATATCTCAAAACACCCTCGTGGGAAAAGTGTGAAACTTATTTTGCATGACACGAATCGAGGAATTGGTTTTGTGCGGGGAGAAGGAATACAGTGTGCAACTGGAGAATATCTTTTTTTCTTGGATAGTGATGATACGATAGAGTTGAATTGTATAGAGAAGCTTTATCAGGTGATGAAGGAAACGGAAGTTGATTTTGTGGTCGGTTCCTATGATAAAACGGATTTCGAAACGGGTGGGTTCTTGGGCAATGCGATTTTGCAGAGTAGAAAGATTGTTGGCCGGGATGCTATTATAAAGGCTTTTTACGAGGACGCATTTCCTTTGATGGTATGGAATAAGTTAATTCAAACTTCTTTTCTAAAAAGACATCATATTAGTTGTTCTTTACCTCGTTATGAAGACGATGTTTTTAACTTTCAGATAATTTGTAATGCAACATCTTGTGTGATATTGTCCGAAGTTACTTATCATTATTGTATAAGAGAAAAATCAATTACATTTAGACGGGAATTCGATGATGCTTATTTTAAGATTCAACTGGAAATGACCAACCTTACACGGGAGTATGCTAAAGAATTTCAAAATCAAGCTATATATCCTTACTTGTCTTGTAAATTGTTCTGGCAACGGGTGTTTGTAGCAGAGTCGCTGTTATATGATTCGAAGGCTAAGATAAAAGATAAGAATTCTCTTTTATCTTCTTTTTTGCGGAGTGACATTTCTTTAAAAGAGGTATGTGGTTTTCGTAGTAACAAGATGGTCAATTATTTGATGATTGTTTTATCCGAGATGCCATGTTGGGTGAAAAAATCATTTCTTTGGATACATAAAAATATGATGAAAAATTGA